GAGAAAGGCTTCCTCGGCGACAGCGTCCTCGGCTCCGGCTTCCCTTTTCACATCCACCTCTACTCCGGTGCCGGCGCTTACGTCTGCGGCGAAGGCACGGCGCTCATTCGCTCCATCGAAGGCAAGGCGGGCCGTCCGCGCATGAAACCGCCTTTCATCAAAGTCAGCGGCCTCTTCGCTCTCCCGACCTGTGTCAACAACGTGGAAAGCCTCGCCATCGTTCCCCATCTCCTCCTTGATGAAGAAGATGTTTACATCAACGCCGGAACGAAGACGGCGCCCGGCACGAAGCTTGTCTCCGTCGCCGGCAATGTCAATAAGCCGGGCGTCTATGAGATTGAGTTCGGCACGCCGGTACGAGAGATCGTCGAAGACCTCGCCGGCGGCATCAAGGACGGACGCAGGCTGCGCCTGATCCAATTCGGCGGTGCCTCCGGCTGCATTGCCGATAACTCCGTCCTCGATGTCCCCTATGCCTACGACACACTGAAAAAAGCGGGTGTCACCGTCGGATCGGGCGCGATGCTCGTCGTCGATGAACGCACGACCGTCCTCGACTTTCTCCTGACGACCCAGCGCTTCTTCTCCCATGAAAGCTGCGGTCAGTGCACACCGTGCCGCGAAGGCAACCTGCACTTAAAGAACGCGCTCGAAGCCATCAAAGCCGGTACAGCGACCGGGCAAACGATAGACAACATCCGTCTCATCACAAGAGTCATGCCGATATCCGCCCTCTGCGGTCTCGGCGAGGGTGCTCCCAACGCGATCCTGACGGCATTGAAAATTTTCCCTGAGACCTTTCAGATTGGAGGGCGGACAGTATGAGCGCAACGAGTGAAATGATACACCTCACCATCAACAACATCCCTGTGAGTGTCCCCAAAGGCACGAAAATTCTCGCGGCCGCCAAACAGATCGGCATTGACATCCCGCATCTCTGCTACCATCCCGACCAGCGCGTCAAAGCCCGATGTCGCATCTGCTGTGTCGAAGTCAAAGGAGGACGCCGTCTCTCCGCAGCATGCGCTACCGAGGTATGGGACGGCATGGAAGTCTTCACGAATACGGCAAAAGTACGTGAGGCGCAA
This portion of the Selenomonas sp. TAMA-11512 genome encodes:
- a CDS encoding NADH-ubiquinone oxidoreductase-F iron-sulfur binding region domain-containing protein, translating into MPTHSFITSNFHRYDPSSIDSYIGIGGFTALKKALEMGGDAVCQRLSSAQIKGRGGAAYDMGRKWTQAKSVARDHKLIICNADEGEPCTFKDREILKNDPFNLIEAMAIAGVSIDAQDGYIYMREEYAYLRPQLLSAIRQAEEKGFLGDSVLGSGFPFHIHLYSGAGAYVCGEGTALIRSIEGKAGRPRMKPPFIKVSGLFALPTCVNNVESLAIVPHLLLDEEDVYINAGTKTAPGTKLVSVAGNVNKPGVYEIEFGTPVREIVEDLAGGIKDGRRLRLIQFGGASGCIADNSVLDVPYAYDTLKKAGVTVGSGAMLVVDERTTVLDFLLTTQRFFSHESCGQCTPCREGNLHLKNALEAIKAGTATGQTIDNIRLITRVMPISALCGLGEGAPNAILTALKIFPETFQIGGRTV